The Dethiosulfovibrio salsuginis genome has a window encoding:
- a CDS encoding heavy-metal-associated domain-containing protein, translating to MAEYKLTVPDMSCSHCEGRIKSILEGMNLPSFSVDLDGKTVTVETDDLDKVLNALDDGGYEAKERP from the coding sequence GTACCTGATATGTCCTGCTCTCATTGCGAGGGAAGGATAAAGTCGATTCTGGAGGGGATGAACCTTCCGTCTTTCTCCGTGGACCTTGACGGTAAGACCGTCACCGTCGAGACCGACGACCTGGACAAGGTGCTTAATGCCCTGGATGACGGAGGCTACGAGGCCAAGGAGAGGCCGTGA
- a CDS encoding DUF5665 domain-containing protein translates to MKYRRFLWVSFLGGVARGVGFALGLTVVAAGILWGLVGFLRTVVDWNLPFIGQYVAEFLKVVMDQMDLLQHGVR, encoded by the coding sequence GTGAAATACCGCCGCTTCCTGTGGGTGTCCTTTCTCGGAGGGGTCGCTCGAGGGGTGGGTTTTGCCCTGGGGCTTACTGTGGTGGCGGCGGGGATACTATGGGGTTTGGTCGGTTTCCTAAGGACGGTGGTGGACTGGAACCTGCCTTTTATCGGCCAATACGTCGCCGAGTTTCTCAAGGTGGTGATGGATCAGATGGACCTCCTGCAACATGGGGTCCGCTGA